The Alnus glutinosa chromosome 7, dhAlnGlut1.1, whole genome shotgun sequence genome includes a region encoding these proteins:
- the LOC133873691 gene encoding small ribosomal subunit protein eS27y has translation MVLQNDIDLLNPPAELEKRKHKLKRLVQSPNSFFMDVKCQGCFNITTVFSHSQTVVVCGNCQTVLCQPTGGRARLTEGCSFRRKND, from the exons ATG GTTCTTCAAAACGACATCGATCTGCTCAATCCTCCGGCCGAGCTTGAGAAGAGGAAGCACAAGCTCAAGCGTCTCGTGCAATCTCCCAACTCTTTCTTCATG GACGTGAAGTGCCAGGGTTGCTTCAACAT AACGACGGTGTTCAGTCACTCGCAAACGGTGGTGGTGTGTGGAAATTGCCAGACGGTGCTGTGCCAGCCGACTGGTGGGCGTGCTAGGCTTACCGAGGGTTGCTCTTTCAGGAGGAAGAATGATTGA
- the LOC133873186 gene encoding uncharacterized protein LOC133873186 — translation MWKQYGEVEVFSLENGMFIFHFSDEFTCNEVIEAKIWHVVNKPFILRKWVPGMQVLKLTLKSIPVWVKFLHLPLEYWNHSCLSHVASGVGRPLYADSITEEQKRLGYARVLVEIDVESECPKEIVICRANGDLINIGVEYPWLPPKCSLCGGFGHAVYACSKKETKKWVPKTHIQVAGSLLGQCRLLEDTNEEEFTFRSPVNFLDVFKKALSSKDRGKAKVGEDEEIQRSIGSKHVTIICLLETRVKEDNALRIKDYICPRWLMVHNYDSHPLGRIWICWDPGVVTMDIVSSTEQVLTCKVTETKESVSWILSATYGANQGLDRKRMMRELVHVRASIDDLPWIIDGEFNVIRYPQESSGSHHTGYEKDFVECINAIEVEDLAFTGCFHTWTNKQEGMAFWSFFECGISDHSPALVNIQQLTSFGPKPFKFFNFWADHREFLDWVAAVGRSRLKGLKVERARQDLALAQRGFLNSCGSREWFLKEKECMHQFLSFMTAEENFIKQKSRNQWLNLGDSNSAFFHKIVKARNASNLVKILKDDQGNSISDPKIIKEMAIDFYRNLLGCSTHVFSQTQADRVAQLIQRQFSASCIEGMGAAVSREEVRRTVFSMKPSKAPDPDGFSAGFFHKAWSIVGDGVIDGVLEFFSSGILLKEVNSTIITLIPKKKNPSVMGDYRPISCCNLVYKTITKILANRLLPGLPNIISNNQGAFIPKRSIAENILLAQEIVHDYHKSKETSRCALKIDLMKAYNSYVSWVRACITGPYFSVALNSTLVGYIKGKKGLRQGDPISPYLFVLAMEILSRLLMEASSNPERFRFHPKCSKLRLTHLCFADDLLIFSKADMGSIQTIQDVLAEFEVLSGLKANPAKSAFFCAGIHRDDKLAFLEVLKMPEVSLPVRYLGVPLITRRLSAVDCEVLVAKIAGRIDSWLVRHLSFAGRLQLISSILFSLQIFWARVFILPKKVIRIIEQKINRFLWNGKDTKAKAKVAWDKVCLPKSEGGLGLRKLDVWNCAAMLNHIWNLFSQAGSLWVAWVEQNWLKGGSFWHIPLPKVCSWSWKKILKLRDVAKDFLSFKVGKCHDISLWFDTWHPAGRLVDIYGFRIVYDFGIGIDAKLSTVLKNGNCWSGIYREPSLA, via the exons ATGTGGAAACAATATGGGGAAGTGGAGgttttttcacttgaaaatggTATGTTCATCTTCCATTTCTCGGATGAGTTTACCTGTAATGAGGTCATAGAGGCCAAAATTTGGCATGTGGTGAATAAgccttttattttgagaaaatgggTTCCAGGGATGCAGGTGTTGAAATTGACTTTGAAATCCATTCCGGTCTGGGTCAAGTTTCTACACTTGCCTTTGGAATATTGGAATCATTCTTGCCTAAGCCATGTTGCTAGTGGGGTTGGTAGGCCTTTGTATGCCGATTCCATAACAGAGGAGCAAAAAAGACTGGGCTATGCTAGAGTACTTGTTGAGATTGATGTGGAGTCCGAATGTCCTAAAGAAATTGTCATTTGTAGAGCTAATGGAGACTTGATTAATATTGGGGTGGAATACCCTTGGCTACCTCCGAAGTGCTCTTTGTGTGGAGGATTTGGGCATGCGGTGTATGCTTGTTCCAAGAAGGAGACGAAGAAATGGGTTCCCAAGACCCATATCCAAGTGGCTG GAAGTCTCCTAGGGCAGTGCAGACTCCTA GAAGATACTAATGAGGAAGAGTTTACTTTTCGATCTCCTGTTAACTTCCTTGATGTCTTTAAGAAGGCATTATCGTCTAAGGACAGGGGTAAGGCAAAGGTTGGTGAAGATGAG GAGATTCAGAGGAGTATCGGGAGTAAGCAtgttacaattatttgtcttttAGAAACCAGAGTTAAGGAAGATAATGCTTTGAGGATTAAGGATTATATTTGTCCAAGGTGGTTGATGGTTCATAATTACGACTCCCATCCTTTGGGACGTATCTGGATCTGTTGGGATCCAGGGGTTGTGACCATGGATATTGTCTCTTCTACTGAGCAGGTTCTCACTTGTAAGGTAACTGAGACAAAGGAGTCCGTTTCCTGGATTTTGTCTGCTACTTATGGTGCTAATCAGGGGTTAGATCGGAAGCGTATGATGCGGGAATTGGTGCATGTGAGGGCCTCTATAGATGACCTTCCTTGGATTATTGATGGAGAGTTTAATGTCATCCGGTATCCGCAAGAGTCTAGTGGTTCCCATCACACTGGATATGAAAAGGATTTTGTAGAGTGCATCAATGCTATTGAGGTGGAAGATCTTGCTTTTACTGGCTGCTTCCATACTTGGACTAATAAACAGGAAGGGATGGCCTTT TGGAGTTTCTTTGAGTGTGGGATTTCAGATCATTCCCCTGCTCTTGTAAACATTCAGCAGCTTACTAGCTTTGGCCCTAAGCCCTTCAAGTTTTTCAACTTTTGGGCTGATCATAGGGAGTTTCTGGATTGGGTTGCAGCTGTTGGCAGATCGAGGTTGAAGG GGTTGAAGGTAGAGAGGGCCAGGCAGGATCTTGCTTTAGCTCAGAGAGGGTTTTTAAACTCTTGTGGTAGTAGGGAGTGGTTTCTGAAGGAAAAGGAATGTATGCATCAATTCCTTTCTTTTATGACAGCTGAAGAGAATTTCATTAAACAAAAGTCACGAAACCAGTGGCTTAATCTTGGGGACAGCAACTCTGCTTTTTTCCACAAGATTGTCAAAGCTCGGAATGCTTCCAATCTAGTAAAAATTTTGAAGGATGATCAGGGCAATTCTATTTCAGATCCAAAGATTATTAAGGAGATGGCTATTGACTTCTACAGGAACCTTCTTGGTTGCTCTACTCACGTTTTCTCTCAAACTCAAGCTGATAGAGTTGCACAACTCATTCAGCGACAGTTTTCTGCTTCATGCATTGAAGGTATGGGAGCTGCTGTTTCTAGAGAGGAAGTTCGTAGAACTGTTTTTTCTATGAAGCCTAGTAAAGCCCCCGACCCAGATGGATTCTCTGCAGGGTTTTTCCATAAGGCTTGGTCTATAGTAGGTGATGGGGTTATTGATGGAGTATTGGAATTCTTTTCTTCAGGTATTCTCCTCAAGGAAGTCAATTCCACCATCATCACTCTTATTCCTAAGAAAAAGAACCCGTCTGTCATGGGTGACTACAGACCTATTTCCTGTTGCAATCTTGTCTACAAGACTATCACAAAGATTCTTGCTAATCGGTTGCTGCCGGGACTTCCTAATATAATTAGCAATAACCAAGGGGCCTTCATCCCGAAGAGAAGCATTGCAGAAAACATTCTGCTAGCCCAGGAAATTGTGCATGATTATCATAAAAGTAAGGAGACCTCTAGATGTGCTTTGAAGATAGATCTAATGAAAGCTTATAACTCA TATGTTTCTTGGGTTAGAGCTTGTATTACTGGCCCTtatttttcagtagctcttaaTAGTACTTTAGTGGGTTATATTAAAGGCAAGAAAGGGTTAAGACAGGGTGACCCGATCTCACCTTACCTTTTTGTGCTTGCCATGGAAATATTGTCCAGGCTACTTATGGAAGCTTCTTCTAATCCTGAGAGGTTCAGATTTCATCCTAAATGCAGCAAGCTAAGATTAACTCATCTGTGCTTTGCAGATGATTTACTCATCTTTTCTAAAGCTGATATGGGGTCTATTCAAACTATCCAAGATGTGCTTGCTGAATTTGAAGTTTTATCCGGCCTCAAAGCTAACCCTGCCAAAAGTGCTTTCTTTTGTGCTGGAATTCATAGAGATGATAAGTTAGCTTTCTTAGAAGTCCTGAAGATGCCTGAGGTGTCTTTGCCGGTCCGATATTTGGGAGTTCCACTGATTACTAGAAGACTCTCGGCTGTGGACTGTGAAGTTTTGGTAGCTAAGATTGCGGGTCGTATTGATTCTTGGTTGGTGCGGCATCTGTCTTTTGCAGGAAGACTTCAGCTAATCTCTTCTATCCTCTTTAGCCTTCAAATTTTTTGGGCTAGAGTGTTCATTCTCCCTAAGAAAGTGATCCGGATTATTGAACAGaaaattaatagatttttgTGGAATGGGAAGGATACCAAAGCTAAAGCTAAAGTTGCTTGGGACAAAGTCTGCCTTCCAAAGTCTGAGGGAGGTCTTGGACTTAGGAAGCTTGATGTTTGGAATTGTGCTGCCATGCTTAACCATATATGGAACTTGTTTTCTCAAGCCGGTTCTTTATGGGTTGCATGGGTCGAGCAAAACTGGTTGAAGGGGGGGAGTTTCTGGCATATTCCTCTACCTAAggtttgttcttggagttggaaaAAGATTCTTAAGCTCCGGGATGTAGCTAAGGATTTTCTTAGCTTTAAAGTTGGGAAATGTCATGATATATCTCTCTGGTTTGATACTTGGCACCCGGCTGGTAGGCTTGTTGATATCTATGGATTTCGGATAGTTTATGATTTCGGGATTGGCATTGATGCTAAGCTGTCTACTGTTCTAAAAAATGGAAATTGTTGGAGTGGTATATATAGAGAGCCTAGCCTAGCTTAA